The proteins below come from a single Chryseobacterium sp. MA9 genomic window:
- a CDS encoding sensor histidine kinase → MNRISTIRKNIVRNKKILSTMKRRLVIWAVAVVTFCVFSYLIDPFDPVWKGYLDAPLKMILEDATWIVFFSIIISEVSIFIDRTLNKLLPWRDRTIKRLLIQCLLQIVGSVMIVIIINAIVDCTSVTLPEMDSRKEYTLLGQWIATNIVISLIISAFNTVDYLLENWKKTAVEAAQHKLRASKHKQAAMAAELQALKLQIDPHFIFNNLSVLSELILEDQQLGYDYSEKFARVYRYLLVNSKKDIIAVEEELKFLESYIFLIEKRIGEGVIFKINIHDEYRSRFTLPLSLQLLVENAIKHNQTSKINPLEIHVYTNAEGELVVSNTFLPLINKPDSSGVGLTNIIARYEILGYPKPVIEKTEDKFIVKLPLI, encoded by the coding sequence ATGAATAGGATTTCTACCATCAGGAAAAATATAGTACGGAATAAGAAGATTCTTTCCACCATGAAAAGAAGGCTCGTAATCTGGGCCGTAGCAGTAGTCACTTTCTGTGTTTTTTCCTACCTTATTGATCCCTTTGACCCCGTTTGGAAAGGATATTTGGACGCTCCGCTAAAGATGATTCTGGAAGATGCTACCTGGATTGTCTTTTTTTCTATCATTATTTCCGAGGTAAGTATATTTATAGACAGGACGCTCAATAAACTGCTTCCCTGGAGAGACAGAACCATAAAACGACTGCTCATTCAGTGTTTGCTGCAGATTGTAGGTAGTGTCATGATTGTGATTATTATTAATGCCATTGTAGACTGTACTTCAGTGACATTGCCTGAAATGGATTCCCGAAAAGAATATACGCTTCTCGGCCAATGGATCGCAACCAATATTGTAATATCATTGATTATCAGTGCATTTAATACCGTGGATTATTTACTTGAAAACTGGAAAAAAACAGCAGTAGAAGCGGCCCAGCATAAACTGAGGGCTTCCAAACATAAGCAGGCTGCGATGGCAGCAGAACTTCAGGCGCTTAAGCTGCAGATAGATCCCCATTTTATTTTCAATAACTTAAGTGTATTGTCAGAACTCATCCTGGAAGATCAGCAGTTGGGCTATGATTATTCCGAGAAATTTGCAAGAGTATACAGATACCTGTTAGTCAATTCCAAAAAAGATATTATTGCAGTAGAAGAGGAACTTAAATTTTTAGAATCCTACATATTTCTGATTGAAAAAAGAATTGGCGAAGGCGTTATATTCAAAATAAATATTCATGACGAATACAGATCCAGATTTACCCTGCCGCTGTCTTTACAATTACTGGTTGAAAACGCTATTAAGCATAATCAAACCTCTAAAATAAACCCTCTGGAAATCCATGTTTATACAAACGCTGAAGGAGAATTAGTCGTTTCTAATACATTTTTGCCTTTGATCAATAAGCCGGATTCCTCAGGAGTAGGACTTACCAATATAATTGCGCGATACGAAATTTTAGGATATCCTAAACCTGTTATCGAAAAAACTGAAGATAAATTTATTGTAAAACTCCCATTGATATGA
- a CDS encoding LytTR family DNA-binding domain-containing protein: protein MKINKVLIVEDERPNADRLKRLLLKLRPHIEILSVEDSITSTVHWLENNVVPDVILMDVRLADGLSFEIFNKHEIKSAVIFTTAYDEYAVQAFKYNSVDYLLKPIEEEELDAALKRYETFMEAVPVVGTAIEGLLNYIQPKDYRKRFLIAHRDGYKTVLAEDILYFYTELGMSKAMLNTGVVENVPQTLEELEKQLDPKFFFRANRQFIIHINSVKQIFNHFNGKLKLELRKQPDMEVIVSREKASIFKSWMDY from the coding sequence ATGAAGATTAACAAAGTTTTAATAGTTGAAGACGAAAGACCCAATGCTGATAGATTAAAAAGACTGCTGTTGAAGTTAAGACCCCATATCGAAATCCTGTCTGTGGAAGATTCGATAACCTCAACAGTGCATTGGCTGGAAAATAATGTCGTTCCGGATGTTATCCTGATGGATGTACGTCTTGCAGACGGACTCAGCTTTGAAATATTTAATAAACATGAAATTAAAAGTGCAGTCATATTTACCACGGCCTATGATGAATATGCAGTACAGGCATTCAAATACAACAGTGTAGATTACCTTCTGAAGCCTATTGAAGAAGAAGAGTTGGATGCTGCTTTAAAGCGCTACGAAACTTTTATGGAAGCTGTTCCGGTAGTAGGAACGGCCATCGAAGGACTGCTGAATTATATCCAGCCGAAAGATTACAGAAAGCGCTTTCTGATTGCCCACAGAGATGGATATAAAACCGTTCTGGCAGAAGACATCTTATACTTTTATACTGAATTGGGAATGAGCAAAGCGATGCTGAATACCGGAGTGGTTGAGAATGTTCCGCAAACGTTGGAAGAACTTGAAAAACAGTTGGATCCCAAATTCTTTTTCCGGGCCAACAGACAATTTATCATTCATATCAATTCCGTAAAGCAGATTTTTAATCATTTTAATGGAAAATTAAAGCTGGAACTGAGGAAACAGCCCGATATGGAAGTCATTGTAAGCCGGGAAAAAGCTTCTATTTTCAAATCCTGGATGGATTATTAA
- a CDS encoding efflux RND transporter periplasmic adaptor subunit: MNYRKGYLVLSLTAAAILYSCGSGNGQENAQQMQQALPTDFIQVKSGDADVSTGYPGSIEGQDNVDIKAQVTGYLEAVYIKEGQYVSKGQTLFRINPSVYNEQVNTNEAALKSAMAAQETARLEVEKLKPLVEGKVVSDMQLKTAQASYKAASAQVAQAQSSLGSSKINANFTYIKAPVSGYIGRIPNRVGNLISPSDASPLTTLSSINSVNVYFSMNEADFISHSKASASGNTVENVELILADGSTYSLKGKLENASGNFDRNTGSIQMKAVFQNPDKLLRAGGTARVMIHNALSGVVKLPKTSVKDIQDRFFVYKLNGKDKVKMTQITVSGSTSQDYFIKEGVNAGDKIAINRIDALTDGAQVVATTVHLK; the protein is encoded by the coding sequence ATGAATTACAGAAAAGGATATTTGGTACTTTCACTTACAGCTGCAGCGATACTTTATTCATGCGGTTCCGGGAACGGCCAGGAAAATGCCCAGCAGATGCAGCAGGCATTGCCTACAGATTTTATCCAGGTGAAGTCCGGAGATGCAGATGTGTCTACAGGATATCCGGGAAGCATAGAAGGGCAGGACAATGTAGATATTAAAGCGCAGGTGACAGGTTATCTGGAAGCTGTATATATCAAAGAAGGGCAGTATGTGAGCAAAGGACAGACCCTTTTCAGAATAAATCCATCCGTGTACAACGAGCAGGTAAACACCAATGAAGCTGCTCTGAAATCGGCCATGGCAGCACAGGAAACAGCAAGACTTGAAGTTGAAAAACTGAAACCTCTTGTAGAAGGAAAAGTAGTTTCTGATATGCAGCTGAAAACCGCACAGGCAAGTTATAAAGCAGCATCAGCACAGGTTGCACAGGCACAGTCATCATTAGGATCATCAAAGATCAATGCCAATTTTACGTATATCAAAGCCCCGGTTAGCGGATACATAGGCAGAATTCCGAATAGAGTAGGAAACCTTATCAGTCCATCAGACGCCTCTCCTTTGACAACACTTTCAAGCATAAACAGCGTGAATGTATATTTTTCAATGAATGAAGCTGATTTTATTTCACACAGCAAAGCCTCTGCATCAGGAAATACTGTAGAAAATGTAGAGCTTATCCTTGCAGACGGCTCCACCTATTCTCTTAAAGGAAAACTTGAAAATGCCAGCGGAAACTTCGACAGAAATACAGGAAGTATTCAGATGAAAGCCGTTTTTCAAAATCCTGATAAATTATTAAGAGCCGGAGGAACAGCTAGAGTAATGATTCACAATGCTTTGAGTGGAGTGGTCAAGCTTCCGAAAACATCCGTAAAAGATATTCAGGACAGGTTCTTTGTCTATAAACTGAATGGTAAAGATAAAGTGAAAATGACTCAGATTACGGTTTCAGGAAGTACGTCTCAGGATTATTTTATCAAAGAAGGAGTGAATGCAGGAGATAAGATTGCCATCAACAGAATTGATGCTCTTACAGACGGAGCACAGGTTGTGGCGACAACAGTTCATTTGAAGTAG
- a CDS encoding efflux RND transporter permease subunit yields the protein MLKKIIDRPVLATVISLIIVILGIIGLNQLAVTRFPDISPPTITVSGSYPGGNSETVIRSVVTPLEEQINGVEDMEYMKSTASNDGTFSISIIFKQGVNADQAAVNVQNRVQQATPILPQEVVRMGLTTSKQQNSMVLIFNIYTEDNKQYDETFLQNYANINLIPQVKRVKGVGQAMVFGLKDYSMRIWLNPQKMSSYGLEPADVSRAIADHSLESAPGKLGEESDAALEYVIRYKGKKNKPEQYENIIVKNTGSQVIRLKDVARVEFGAISNTGDNLSNGKNAVTVAIMQTTGSNANQIEIGVNKALDQLSKSFPPGIKYTKVMSTKERLDEATGQVKSTLIEAFILVFIVVFIFLQDFRSTIIPAVAVPVAIIGTFFFLLVLGFTINVLTLFALVLAIGIVVDDAIVVVEAVHSNMEGTDLSGREATHKAMSEITGAVISITLVMSAVFIPIGFMSGSAGLFYKQFAYTLAIAIIISAVNALTLTPALCAVFLKNNHSGEGKKPKGFGQRFAVAFNAGFNNMTNRYAKGVRFLIARKWIAGGLIVAVIGVAGWLMSSTPKSFVPMEDDGFFMYTLSMPPGTALTKTTEVSNKINDILKGVDAVQENTSITGYNLLSNSAGPAYAMGFVKLKPKKERGEVQDIQEVVDMATAKLGVIKEGSVMTFRMPPVEGYGMTNDAEIVLQDRMGRDPQVLKAKADELIGQLMKVPEVAFAYTMFRADYPQMELEVNEDKAKQLGVSISNLLGAVQTYFSGDQSQNFSRFGKFYRVNIKADGVFRMDEQAFNDIFVKNEKGDMVPVNTLITLKKVYGPESVQRYNLYNSLNINVSPKPGVSNGELMGKLEQTLSKLPSDYSYEWTGLSLEEKSAGNQTIAIFGLCLLFVYLLLAAQYESYILPLAVMLSIPTGIVGAFLGIKAIGLDNNIYVQVGLIMLIGLLAKNAILIVEFAIQRRKAGLSILDSALEGAKARLRPIIMTSLAFIVGMVPLMISTGGMASGNKSISTSAAMGMLSGVVLGVFVIPVLYMFFQYLDEKFSGKKRYNTIENQLTNENI from the coding sequence ATGTTAAAAAAGATAATAGACCGTCCGGTACTGGCGACGGTAATATCCCTTATCATCGTTATTTTAGGGATTATAGGATTAAACCAGCTGGCGGTGACCAGATTCCCGGATATTTCTCCGCCTACGATTACCGTTTCAGGATCATATCCTGGAGGAAATAGTGAAACCGTGATCCGTTCCGTGGTAACTCCGCTGGAAGAACAAATTAATGGAGTGGAAGACATGGAATACATGAAATCCACAGCGAGTAATGATGGTACATTCTCCATCTCCATTATATTCAAGCAGGGGGTAAATGCCGATCAGGCAGCGGTAAACGTGCAAAACAGAGTACAACAGGCCACTCCGATACTTCCGCAGGAAGTTGTTAGAATGGGACTGACTACATCCAAGCAGCAGAACAGTATGGTGTTGATTTTCAATATATATACTGAAGATAATAAACAGTATGATGAAACCTTTCTTCAGAACTATGCGAATATCAACCTCATTCCGCAGGTTAAAAGGGTAAAAGGAGTAGGACAGGCAATGGTCTTCGGATTGAAGGATTATTCCATGAGAATATGGCTTAACCCTCAGAAAATGTCATCTTACGGACTTGAACCGGCAGATGTTTCCAGAGCAATCGCAGACCACAGTTTGGAGTCTGCTCCGGGTAAATTGGGAGAAGAATCTGATGCTGCTTTAGAATATGTAATCAGATATAAGGGAAAAAAGAACAAGCCGGAACAATATGAAAATATTATCGTTAAAAATACCGGAAGTCAGGTCATCAGATTAAAAGATGTCGCCCGTGTAGAGTTCGGAGCTATTTCAAATACAGGAGATAACCTTTCCAATGGGAAAAATGCGGTTACTGTTGCGATCATGCAAACCACGGGATCCAATGCAAATCAGATTGAAATAGGAGTAAATAAAGCTCTTGACCAATTATCAAAATCATTCCCTCCGGGTATTAAATATACGAAGGTAATGAGTACCAAAGAAAGATTGGACGAGGCTACAGGACAGGTAAAATCTACTTTAATAGAAGCATTTATCCTTGTGTTTATCGTTGTATTTATTTTCTTGCAGGATTTCAGATCTACGATTATTCCGGCAGTGGCGGTTCCGGTAGCAATTATCGGTACATTCTTCTTCCTTCTGGTTTTAGGATTTACAATTAATGTCTTGACACTTTTTGCTCTTGTACTGGCCATTGGGATTGTAGTGGATGATGCCATTGTAGTGGTAGAAGCCGTCCACAGTAATATGGAAGGAACAGACCTTTCAGGAAGAGAAGCTACTCACAAGGCGATGAGTGAGATCACAGGAGCGGTGATTTCTATTACATTAGTGATGTCGGCGGTATTTATTCCCATCGGATTTATGTCCGGTTCAGCAGGATTATTCTATAAGCAGTTTGCCTATACATTAGCAATAGCGATCATCATTTCAGCGGTTAACGCATTGACTTTAACCCCTGCTTTATGTGCTGTCTTTTTGAAAAACAACCACTCAGGAGAAGGCAAAAAGCCAAAAGGATTCGGGCAAAGATTTGCGGTAGCATTCAATGCTGGATTTAATAATATGACCAACCGTTATGCAAAAGGAGTACGTTTCTTAATAGCACGAAAATGGATTGCAGGAGGATTAATAGTAGCCGTTATCGGTGTTGCAGGATGGCTGATGTCAAGCACACCTAAGAGTTTTGTACCGATGGAAGATGACGGATTCTTTATGTACACCTTAAGCATGCCTCCGGGAACAGCATTGACTAAAACTACAGAAGTTTCCAATAAGATCAATGACATCTTAAAAGGTGTAGACGCAGTGCAGGAAAATACTTCCATCACAGGCTACAACCTTCTTAGTAACAGTGCAGGACCGGCTTATGCGATGGGATTTGTTAAGCTGAAACCTAAAAAAGAAAGAGGTGAAGTTCAGGATATCCAGGAAGTGGTAGATATGGCGACTGCAAAATTGGGAGTGATCAAAGAAGGAAGTGTAATGACCTTTAGAATGCCTCCGGTAGAAGGATATGGAATGACAAATGATGCCGAAATTGTACTTCAGGACCGTATGGGAAGAGACCCTCAGGTTCTTAAAGCTAAAGCGGATGAACTGATCGGTCAGCTGATGAAGGTTCCGGAAGTGGCATTTGCCTACACCATGTTCAGGGCAGATTATCCTCAGATGGAGCTTGAAGTGAATGAAGATAAAGCAAAACAGCTTGGAGTAAGCATTTCAAATTTGTTAGGAGCTGTTCAGACCTATTTCTCAGGAGATCAGTCTCAGAATTTCTCAAGATTCGGGAAATTCTACAGGGTGAATATTAAAGCAGACGGAGTTTTCAGAATGGATGAACAAGCCTTCAACGATATTTTCGTAAAGAATGAAAAAGGGGATATGGTTCCGGTGAATACATTGATTACTTTGAAAAAAGTCTACGGTCCGGAATCCGTTCAGCGTTACAATCTTTATAACTCATTAAATATCAACGTGTCTCCAAAACCAGGAGTAAGTAACGGGGAATTGATGGGTAAGCTGGAACAAACCTTAAGCAAATTACCATCTGATTACAGCTACGAATGGACAGGATTGAGTTTAGAAGAGAAATCAGCAGGGAATCAGACGATTGCCATCTTTGGATTGTGTTTACTTTTCGTATATCTGCTGCTGGCTGCTCAATATGAAAGTTATATTCTTCCTCTGGCAGTAATGCTTTCCATCCCAACAGGAATTGTAGGAGCATTCTTAGGAATAAAAGCGATCGGACTGGATAATAATATCTATGTACAGGTGGGATTAATCATGCTTATCGGTCTTCTGGCCAAAAATGCAATTCTTATTGTAGAATTTGCCATACAAAGGCGAAAAGCAGGTCTTTCGATTCTGGATTCGGCACTGGAAGGAGCAAAGGCGAGATTACGTCCTATTATCATGACTTCATTAGCTTTTATTGTAGGAATGGTTCCGCTGATGATTTCTACAGGAGGAATGGCTTCAGGAAACAAATCAATCAGTACAAGTGCAGCAATGGGAATGCTGAGTGGAGTAGTTTTAGGAGTTTTTGTGATTCCTGTACTGTATATGTTCTTTCAGTATCTGGATGAGAAGTTCTCTGGCAAGAAGAGGTATAATACGATAGAAAATCAATTGACAAATGAAAATATTTAA
- a CDS encoding efflux transporter outer membrane subunit — MKIFNINNFLISGAMASLLMSCAVGKKYTRTDLHVPETYKESVQVTGDTVVLPWKTFFKDPKLIGLIDKALSRNNEVNVALKNMEQLDLIYKQAKLSLMPTLDFSAGANRSWASKNTLNGSLNEQFVGTKYIDDFSAALRLSWEVDIWGKAKMQKESAAAEYFGQKENLNAIKSRIVVQVAQAYYNLISLDEQLKIAEQNIELSDNTLKMMNLQFKAGQINSLAVQQSEAQKKTAELLIPLAKQNISIQENALSILCGEYPDKIEREGNLKTMIPENRLSEGLPAQLLSRRPDLKVAEFNVISLNSKTGLAKAAMYPSISLSPQIGVNSNKFSSWFDIPVSITKAIAANLAAPVFQKKQLKTAYETALIEQEKAAINFKQSVMTAVGEVSDAMAKSKGSSERLQLLEQRTAILDKGINDALKLYKSGMATYLEVITAQNSKLQNDLEAINVTLERLNAEVDLYRSLGGGVE; from the coding sequence ATGAAAATATTTAATATAAATAATTTCCTTATTTCAGGCGCAATGGCATCCCTTCTGATGTCTTGTGCCGTAGGGAAAAAATATACAAGAACAGACCTTCATGTTCCCGAAACATACAAAGAATCTGTGCAGGTAACAGGAGATACTGTAGTGCTTCCGTGGAAAACCTTTTTCAAAGATCCGAAGCTGATAGGATTAATAGATAAAGCCCTTTCCAGAAATAATGAAGTGAACGTTGCTCTGAAAAATATGGAACAGTTGGACCTTATTTATAAGCAGGCCAAACTGTCTCTTATGCCAACACTGGATTTCAGCGCAGGAGCTAACAGAAGCTGGGCTTCCAAAAATACCCTTAACGGTTCTCTTAATGAACAGTTTGTAGGGACAAAATACATTGATGATTTTAGTGCAGCGCTGAGACTTTCATGGGAAGTAGACATCTGGGGAAAAGCTAAAATGCAGAAAGAATCTGCCGCTGCAGAATATTTTGGTCAGAAAGAAAACTTAAATGCAATCAAAAGCAGGATTGTAGTTCAGGTGGCTCAAGCTTATTATAACCTTATAAGTCTTGATGAACAGCTGAAAATAGCAGAACAAAACATTGAGCTAAGTGATAATACGCTCAAAATGATGAATCTGCAGTTTAAAGCAGGGCAGATAAATTCTTTGGCCGTTCAGCAGTCAGAAGCGCAAAAGAAAACAGCAGAACTGTTGATCCCTTTGGCGAAGCAGAATATTTCTATCCAGGAAAATGCCTTGAGTATACTTTGTGGAGAATATCCGGACAAAATAGAAAGAGAAGGAAATCTGAAAACAATGATTCCTGAAAATAGACTTTCAGAAGGACTGCCTGCACAACTGCTGAGCCGCAGACCGGATCTGAAAGTGGCAGAATTTAACGTAATCAGTTTAAATTCTAAAACCGGGCTGGCAAAAGCAGCGATGTACCCAAGTATAAGTCTGAGCCCGCAGATAGGAGTGAATTCTAATAAATTCAGTTCATGGTTTGATATCCCAGTATCTATTACCAAGGCAATCGCAGCGAATCTTGCAGCTCCCGTTTTTCAGAAAAAACAACTGAAAACAGCTTATGAGACGGCATTGATTGAACAGGAAAAAGCAGCCATCAATTTTAAACAATCTGTAATGACTGCTGTTGGAGAAGTATCCGATGCCATGGCCAAGTCTAAAGGTTCTTCAGAAAGACTGCAGCTTTTGGAGCAGAGAACCGCTATTCTTGATAAAGGAATCAATGATGCCCTGAAGCTCTATAAAAGTGGAATGGCAACCTATCTTGAAGTAATTACAGCTCAGAACAGTAAGCTTCAGAATGATCTGGAAGCCATTAATGTAACCCTTGAAAGGTTAAATGCAGAAGTAGACCTGTACAGATCGCTTGGCGGTGGAGTAGAATAA
- a CDS encoding DUF4840 domain-containing protein: protein MKRLTVPRFFITVLMVLVGFTLSSCNNNDGPDIPPVKMEDLKGNYKGKLVIVQGNSKREGVKEFKVKKDTISFAEFPIEEIVKTVVKNPAKAETALKSMGKVKYDLKYAAVINTANNVIELTLAPKVMELQIPVDGVNKKTVVEFVAKQKGYYVGLDQTLRYAITAEKITVDGTLVAPYEVIDYNFPFCIKN from the coding sequence ATGAAAAGATTGACAGTACCCCGATTTTTTATAACAGTTTTAATGGTTTTAGTAGGATTTACCCTATCCTCATGTAATAATAATGATGGTCCGGACATACCTCCTGTAAAAATGGAAGACTTAAAAGGAAACTATAAAGGTAAGCTGGTTATTGTACAGGGAAATAGCAAAAGAGAAGGAGTAAAAGAGTTTAAAGTAAAAAAAGATACGATCTCGTTTGCTGAATTTCCAATAGAAGAAATTGTAAAGACTGTGGTGAAAAACCCTGCAAAAGCAGAAACCGCATTGAAATCAATGGGAAAAGTGAAATATGACCTTAAGTATGCCGCGGTAATTAATACTGCAAATAATGTAATAGAACTTACTTTGGCTCCAAAAGTTATGGAACTTCAGATCCCTGTAGATGGAGTGAATAAAAAGACAGTCGTAGAGTTTGTAGCAAAGCAAAAAGGATATTATGTAGGATTGGATCAGACGCTGAGGTACGCTATAACGGCAGAAAAAATTACAGTAGATGGTACATTGGTTGCCCCTTATGAGGTGATTGATTATAATTTTCCATTCTGTATAAAAAATTAA
- a CDS encoding RNA polymerase sigma factor has product MEESKEQILVKHLLKKEEAAWKELFGAYSGNLAYVCSRYVAEKEDVHDVLQNSFIKMFRSIESFEYRGSGSLKAWMTRITVNESLKHIKQKGDFKSAVEVDDLPDIPNEEEPDFEEIPRDNIMMMIRSLPEGYRTVFNLYVFEKKSHKEIAGLLGIAENSSASQFHRAKGLLVQKIKEFKMSKKAQYE; this is encoded by the coding sequence ATGGAAGAAAGTAAAGAACAGATTTTGGTAAAGCACCTTCTGAAGAAGGAGGAAGCTGCCTGGAAAGAGCTTTTTGGAGCTTATTCCGGAAATCTGGCCTATGTCTGCTCCCGTTATGTGGCTGAGAAAGAAGATGTTCATGATGTACTGCAAAACAGTTTTATCAAAATGTTCCGCTCGATAGAATCTTTTGAATACAGGGGAAGTGGTTCTTTAAAAGCCTGGATGACCCGTATTACTGTCAATGAATCTTTAAAACATATTAAACAGAAAGGAGATTTTAAATCTGCAGTGGAAGTAGATGATCTTCCGGATATTCCTAATGAAGAAGAACCGGACTTTGAAGAGATTCCTCGTGATAATATTATGATGATGATAAGATCTCTTCCTGAAGGGTACAGAACTGTTTTTAATCTGTATGTATTTGAGAAAAAAAGCCATAAGGAGATTGCCGGACTGCTGGGAATTGCAGAAAATTCTTCTGCATCTCAGTTTCACCGTGCAAAAGGACTGCTTGTTCAGAAAATAAAAGAATTTAAAATGTCAAAAAAAGCACAATATGAATAA
- a CDS encoding porin family protein, translating to MNNEWLNNLRSRMDDHEEDVPEGLWDDIKDELFAGEENNSIPGFIPEIHEGGADKKEKGASGGQKSLFYRLGGIAAAIALLFLLTKILPQNDTGRTLSQKPADVKTEDEKNSLKSIENEQGSSKEVKSKTEAFLADNILNIDSSEKITAQRYAESRAENQAENHQKIQDIFKFPTASESFQQESRIAQKVPSVDDTVKESAKEQTSDEVLFKEEKLKEIYAENTKRNTPKSRDKKSWMLSMLTGNVASNSAEQQFPGYASITGKAMNVEQVFTTSEHHDDPLTAILLANQSQPVEARIRHKVPVTFGLSLYYNLGKKWGIGTGLNYTKLASELHSGTENNYIKGDQTVHYIGIPVQVNYNIIQKGRFTGYITGGALLEKPVSGSVTTTYVVNDEIKESSKERLDHKPLQFSVNTAVGFQLKVIDKVGIYAEPGIGYHFKEENAPNTIYKEKPFHFNMKFGIRVLLD from the coding sequence ATGAATAATGAATGGCTAAATAACCTGCGAAGCAGAATGGATGACCATGAAGAGGACGTTCCGGAAGGATTGTGGGATGACATCAAAGATGAACTATTCGCCGGGGAAGAAAACAACAGCATTCCCGGGTTTATTCCTGAAATTCATGAAGGCGGAGCAGATAAGAAAGAGAAGGGGGCCAGTGGGGGACAAAAATCCTTATTTTATCGTCTCGGAGGTATTGCTGCTGCCATTGCATTGCTCTTTTTGCTGACGAAAATACTGCCACAGAATGATACAGGTAGGACCCTGTCTCAGAAACCGGCAGATGTGAAAACAGAGGATGAGAAAAATTCTTTAAAATCTATAGAAAATGAACAGGGCTCAAGCAAGGAAGTAAAGTCCAAAACGGAAGCTTTTTTAGCGGATAACATATTAAATATAGATTCTTCGGAGAAAATTACAGCACAGAGATATGCTGAGAGCAGAGCGGAAAATCAAGCAGAAAATCATCAAAAAATCCAGGATATTTTCAAGTTTCCCACAGCATCAGAATCTTTTCAACAGGAAAGCAGAATTGCTCAGAAAGTCCCTTCTGTTGATGATACAGTAAAAGAATCTGCAAAAGAGCAGACTTCTGATGAGGTTCTGTTTAAAGAGGAGAAGCTAAAAGAAATCTATGCTGAAAATACAAAACGAAATACACCAAAATCCAGAGACAAAAAGTCGTGGATGCTGAGTATGCTCACAGGAAATGTTGCTTCCAACTCTGCAGAACAGCAGTTTCCGGGGTATGCTTCCATCACTGGAAAAGCAATGAATGTTGAGCAGGTATTTACTACATCCGAGCATCATGATGATCCCCTTACGGCCATATTGCTTGCGAATCAGAGCCAGCCGGTAGAAGCTAGAATCAGGCATAAAGTGCCGGTAACATTTGGGCTGTCTCTTTACTATAATTTAGGAAAAAAATGGGGGATAGGAACGGGACTGAACTATACCAAACTGGCTTCTGAACTGCATTCCGGAACCGAGAACAATTATATTAAAGGAGATCAGACGGTTCATTATATAGGAATTCCTGTTCAGGTTAATTATAATATCATTCAGAAAGGCCGGTTTACAGGATATATTACAGGTGGGGCACTTCTGGAAAAGCCTGTGTCGGGAAGTGTTACAACAACCTACGTCGTGAATGATGAAATAAAGGAAAGTTCAAAGGAACGTCTTGATCATAAACCGTTACAGTTTTCTGTTAACACCGCAGTAGGATTTCAGCTGAAGGTCATAGACAAGGTTGGAATTTATGCAGAACCGGGAATAGGATACCATTTCAAGGAAGAAAATGCTCCAAACACCATTTATAAAGAGAAACCGTTTCATTTTAACATGAAATTCGGAATCAGAGTGCTGTTGGATTAA